From Arcticibacter tournemirensis, one genomic window encodes:
- a CDS encoding family 1 glycosylhydrolase, whose translation MELWGGIECTINRVGNLYLDQLDYSGHYNRTEDLELFADLGISKIRYPVLWERHLPEADIDINWSDTEKRLLKIKELGIDPIAGLVHHGSGPAYVQMTDDSFPKGLAGFATKTAAKFPWIKYYTPINEPLTTARFCGLYGHWYPHESSDNSFLRILINECKATVLAMREIRKINPGAILVQTEDLGKIHSTPLLKYQADFENTRRWLSIDLLCGKVHSKHPLWSYLQRAGINDRDLGFFLENPCPPDIIGFNHYVTSERFLDERVEHYPSHTHGGNHFHRYADVEAVRVAGTEMSGPYNLLKEAWERYHLPMAITEVHLHCTREEQLRWFDSVWKSAIKLEDEKIDLRAVTTWAMLGSFGWNKLLTRPNGEYEPGIYDVRSGRPRPTALCKMIRSLSKKEKYNHPVTERPGWWKKDTRIIYNHDPIKIENITNQRNIPPLLIVGKTGTLGNAFARICKLRDIDYKLSGRQEFDITDLAGMEKLIREVKPWAIINTAGFVRVDEAEDDELNCFLSNTTGPGHLAALCNKYGIKLMTFSSDLVFDGRKNIPYIEDDNVNPLNNYGLSKAKAEQAVLQSCPDALIIRTSAFFGPWDKYNFVSEVHNAVKKRIPFRAVNDIIISPTYVPDLVNVCLDLLIDDEKGIWHLANDVALSWFDLAAQISERSGGDPALIIPISAAEMDFRAMRPIYSALRSTRGDLLPCLDDALNRYFAEQLIVA comes from the coding sequence ATGGAACTCTGGGGAGGTATAGAATGTACCATTAACAGAGTCGGCAATCTATATTTAGATCAGCTCGACTACTCTGGCCACTACAACAGAACGGAGGATCTTGAACTTTTTGCCGATCTTGGCATCAGCAAGATCCGGTATCCGGTGCTATGGGAAAGGCACCTGCCGGAAGCGGATATTGATATTAACTGGTCGGACACTGAAAAAAGACTGCTTAAAATAAAGGAGCTGGGCATAGATCCCATCGCCGGCTTGGTACATCATGGAAGCGGCCCGGCTTATGTACAAATGACGGACGACTCCTTTCCCAAAGGATTAGCGGGCTTTGCAACAAAAACGGCAGCCAAGTTTCCATGGATCAAATACTACACCCCTATAAACGAACCGCTTACCACAGCCCGCTTCTGTGGTTTATACGGGCACTGGTACCCCCACGAAAGCAGCGATAACAGTTTTCTCCGGATACTTATCAACGAGTGTAAAGCTACAGTGCTGGCAATGAGGGAAATCAGGAAGATCAACCCCGGGGCTATCCTGGTACAGACCGAAGATCTCGGAAAAATACACAGTACTCCCTTATTGAAATATCAGGCCGATTTTGAAAACACCCGCCGGTGGCTTTCGATCGATCTGCTATGCGGAAAAGTACACAGTAAGCATCCCCTGTGGAGCTACCTGCAACGTGCCGGCATTAACGATAGGGATCTCGGTTTCTTTCTCGAAAATCCATGCCCCCCTGATATTATCGGTTTTAACCACTACGTAACATCTGAGCGATTCCTGGATGAACGAGTTGAACATTATCCTTCTCATACGCATGGAGGCAATCATTTTCACCGCTATGCCGATGTAGAGGCCGTGAGAGTTGCAGGTACAGAAATGTCAGGCCCTTACAATCTTCTTAAAGAAGCATGGGAGCGGTATCATTTGCCAATGGCAATAACGGAGGTGCATCTCCATTGCACAAGGGAAGAACAATTGCGGTGGTTCGATTCTGTTTGGAAGTCGGCCATTAAACTTGAAGATGAAAAGATTGATCTCAGGGCTGTTACCACATGGGCGATGCTTGGTTCCTTTGGCTGGAACAAGCTGCTTACACGTCCTAATGGAGAATACGAGCCCGGAATTTACGACGTACGATCAGGAAGGCCCCGCCCAACAGCCTTATGCAAGATGATCAGGTCTCTCTCCAAAAAAGAAAAATACAATCATCCAGTCACTGAAAGACCGGGATGGTGGAAAAAGGACACGCGGATTATTTACAACCACGATCCCATTAAAATAGAGAATATAACCAACCAACGTAATATCCCTCCGCTTTTAATTGTAGGAAAAACCGGAACTCTTGGAAATGCTTTTGCCAGAATATGCAAACTGAGGGATATAGATTATAAGCTATCGGGAAGACAGGAATTCGACATCACCGATCTTGCCGGAATGGAAAAGCTGATACGGGAGGTGAAACCCTGGGCCATAATTAACACCGCCGGATTCGTAAGAGTAGATGAAGCTGAAGACGACGAATTAAACTGTTTTCTTAGCAACACAACCGGTCCTGGCCACCTCGCCGCACTTTGCAACAAGTACGGAATAAAACTAATGACATTTTCTTCTGATCTTGTTTTCGATGGCCGAAAAAACATTCCCTACATTGAAGATGATAATGTAAACCCGCTGAATAATTATGGGTTAAGTAAAGCGAAGGCGGAACAGGCTGTTCTCCAAAGTTGCCCTGACGCGCTCATCATCAGAACAAGCGCTTTTTTTGGTCCCTGGGATAAGTACAATTTTGTCTCAGAAGTTCACAACGCCGTAAAAAAAAGGATCCCTTTTAGGGCAGTAAATGATATTATTATCTCGCCGACGTACGTCCCTGATTTAGTCAATGTATGTCTCGACTTATTAATTGATGATGAAAAAGGGATATGGCATCTGGCAAATGATGTTGCCCTTAGCTGGTTTGATCTTGCTGCTCAGATTTCTGAAAGAAGCGGCGGAGATCCAGCCCTTATCATCCCGATCTCCGCTGCAGAAATGGATTTCAGGGCCATGCGTCCCATCTACAGTGCTCTTCGAAG
- a CDS encoding glycosyltransferase, whose protein sequence is MANFCNVYFMEEPIHDSNNEAYLAFSKRLDNLWLCVPHLPAKISKQQTNALLTQLLDKYFQNKDLEDFAFWYYTPMALEFSAKYSPKLTIYDCMDELSAFKFAPKEIKDLEKKLMQNADIVFTGGNSLYEAKKNQHSNIYPFPSSIDKNHFEKARKTRIEPEDQITITGPKIGFYGVIDERFDIELIRSIAKAKPEWQLILIGPVVKIDPAILPKQSNIHYLDQKSYQELTGYLSGWDVALIPFLLNDSTRYISPTKTPEYLAAGIPVVSSPIRDVVNPYGKNKLVSIASSVEEFVEAIENELQSKRKTEWLKRVDAFLAQNSWDITCKAMQKLMLDTMQNKDKISIAS, encoded by the coding sequence ATGGCAAACTTCTGTAATGTATATTTTATGGAGGAGCCGATACATGATTCAAATAACGAAGCATATTTAGCGTTCTCAAAGCGTTTGGATAACCTATGGTTATGTGTTCCCCATTTGCCTGCGAAAATCAGCAAACAGCAAACAAACGCCCTGTTAACCCAACTGCTTGATAAATACTTCCAGAATAAAGACCTGGAGGACTTTGCATTTTGGTATTATACCCCGATGGCGCTGGAGTTTTCAGCGAAATATAGCCCTAAGTTAACGATATACGACTGCATGGACGAGCTGTCTGCGTTTAAGTTCGCACCTAAAGAGATAAAAGATCTCGAAAAGAAGCTGATGCAAAATGCCGATATCGTGTTCACTGGCGGAAATTCACTTTACGAAGCTAAGAAGAACCAGCATTCAAACATCTATCCTTTTCCGAGCAGCATCGATAAAAATCATTTCGAAAAAGCAAGAAAAACCCGTATTGAACCAGAGGATCAGATTACCATTACCGGCCCGAAAATCGGATTCTACGGGGTAATAGACGAACGTTTTGATATAGAACTAATCAGGAGCATCGCAAAAGCAAAACCAGAATGGCAGTTGATACTAATTGGGCCTGTAGTTAAAATCGACCCCGCCATACTCCCTAAACAGAGTAATATACACTATCTTGATCAAAAAAGCTATCAGGAGCTCACTGGCTACTTATCTGGCTGGGATGTTGCCCTGATACCGTTCTTGCTGAATGACTCTACCCGCTATATAAGCCCGACCAAAACACCTGAATATCTTGCTGCAGGCATCCCTGTAGTATCATCACCCATCAGAGACGTTGTAAATCCGTATGGCAAGAATAAGCTTGTATCGATTGCTTCGAGCGTGGAAGAGTTTGTTGAAGCAATAGAAAACGAACTTCAATCGAAAAGAAAAACAGAATGGTTAAAAAGAGTAGATGCTTTTCTCGCTCAGAATTCCTGGGATATTACCTGCAAAGCAATGCAGAAGCTTATGCTTGATACGATGCAAAACAAAGACAAGATTTCTATCGCAAGTTAA